In Phoenix dactylifera cultivar Barhee BC4 chromosome 11, palm_55x_up_171113_PBpolish2nd_filt_p, whole genome shotgun sequence, the following are encoded in one genomic region:
- the LOC103698120 gene encoding uncharacterized protein LOC103698120 isoform X4, whose protein sequence is MMSRYRVSPDCVSVTNGRKNSVRACKEDEVDNGGRIPNCSPFEGKPPRRSGSGSTAPQDHHFPHVPFPSVSSQSENQPPYAAADSTPAAAKAPSHHHEINGVSRGGGDVLLQWGQNKRSRGSRAETRAAAGDDSAHSRQMMKIQRRSAAAGAAKLAAAAASAAMPPPCGFYTRGANLRPCFPSRDAMASSISRGVDERSGGLSRSEKRSPPSPPEKAQKSAPNGTAEDANPANSKAPSDQETGGSNAAAATGEKVSLENFEWPRIYISLSRKEKEDDFLAMKGTKLPQRPKKRAKNIDKALQYCFPGMWLSDLTRGRYEVREKKCVKKYTWTSGVTVRLPEGLRFPFGPFLDAPSEEG, encoded by the exons ATGATGAG CAGATACAGAGTGAGCCCAGATTGCGTCTCCGTCACCAATGGAAGGAAGAACAGCGTGAGAGCCTGCAAGGAAGACGAAGTCGACAACGGTGGCCGGATCCCAAACTGCTCCCCCTTCGAAGGGAAACCTCCGAGGCGTTCTGGGTCGGGATCGACCGCGCCCCAGGACCACCACTTTCCCCATGTCCCCTTCCCCTCCGTCTCCTCCCAGTCCGAGAACCAACCGCCCTATGCCGCCGCAGACTCCACTCCAGCGGCCGCGAAGGCCCCGAGTCACCACCATGAGATCAACGGCGTGTCGCGAGGGGGCGGGGATGTCCTGCTCCAGTGGGGCCAGAACAAGAGATCCCGGGGGTCGAGAGCGGAGACCCGGGCGGCtgccggggacgactcggccCACTCGCGCCAGATGATGAAGATCCAGCGGAGATCGGCGGCCGCCGGGGCGGCGAAGCTCGCTGCCGCCGCCGCTTCGGCGGCGATGCCCCCGCCCTGTGGGTTCTACACCCGCGGCGCCAATCTCCGGCCCTGCTTTCCCTCCCGCGACGCCATGGCCTCTTCGATCAGCAG GGGCGTCGATGAGCGATCGGGCGGCCTGTCGAGATCCGAGAAGCGATCCCCACCTTCCCCGCCGGAGAAGGCCCAGAAGTCGGCTCCCAACGGCACCGCCGAGGACGCGAATCCGGCGAACTCGAAGGCGCCGTCCGACCAGGAGACGGGCGGTAGCAACGCGGCGGCCGCCACcggggagaaggtgagtctggaGAACTTCGAGTGGCCGAGGATCTACATCTCCCTCTCGAGGAAGGAGAAAGAGGACGACTTCTTGGCCATGAAGGGCACCAAGCTCCCCCAGCGCCCCAAGAAACGGGCCAAGAACATCGATAAAGCCCTCCAG TATTGTTTTCCAGGGATGTGGCTTTCGGACTTGACCAGAGGACGGTATGAAGTGAGGGAGAAGAAATGCGTGAAGAAG tacACATGGACGTCTGGTGTGACCGTCCGTTTGCCCGAAGGACTCAGGTTCCCTTTTGGACCTTTCCTGGATGCTCC
- the LOC103698120 gene encoding uncharacterized protein LOC103698120 isoform X5, which translates to MMRYRVSPDCVSVTNGRKNSVRACKEDEVDNGGRIPNCSPFEGKPPRRSGSGSTAPQDHHFPHVPFPSVSSQSENQPPYAAADSTPAAAKAPSHHHEINGVSRGGGDVLLQWGQNKRSRGSRAETRAAAGDDSAHSRQMMKIQRRSAAAGAAKLAAAAASAAMPPPCGFYTRGANLRPCFPSRDAMASSISRGVDERSGGLSRSEKRSPPSPPEKAQKSAPNGTAEDANPANSKAPSDQETGGSNAAAATGEKVSLENFEWPRIYISLSRKEKEDDFLAMKGTKLPQRPKKRAKNIDKALQYCFPGMWLSDLTRGRYEVREKKCVKKYTWTSGVTVRLPEGLRFPFGPFLDAPSEEG; encoded by the exons ATGATGAG ATACAGAGTGAGCCCAGATTGCGTCTCCGTCACCAATGGAAGGAAGAACAGCGTGAGAGCCTGCAAGGAAGACGAAGTCGACAACGGTGGCCGGATCCCAAACTGCTCCCCCTTCGAAGGGAAACCTCCGAGGCGTTCTGGGTCGGGATCGACCGCGCCCCAGGACCACCACTTTCCCCATGTCCCCTTCCCCTCCGTCTCCTCCCAGTCCGAGAACCAACCGCCCTATGCCGCCGCAGACTCCACTCCAGCGGCCGCGAAGGCCCCGAGTCACCACCATGAGATCAACGGCGTGTCGCGAGGGGGCGGGGATGTCCTGCTCCAGTGGGGCCAGAACAAGAGATCCCGGGGGTCGAGAGCGGAGACCCGGGCGGCtgccggggacgactcggccCACTCGCGCCAGATGATGAAGATCCAGCGGAGATCGGCGGCCGCCGGGGCGGCGAAGCTCGCTGCCGCCGCCGCTTCGGCGGCGATGCCCCCGCCCTGTGGGTTCTACACCCGCGGCGCCAATCTCCGGCCCTGCTTTCCCTCCCGCGACGCCATGGCCTCTTCGATCAGCAG GGGCGTCGATGAGCGATCGGGCGGCCTGTCGAGATCCGAGAAGCGATCCCCACCTTCCCCGCCGGAGAAGGCCCAGAAGTCGGCTCCCAACGGCACCGCCGAGGACGCGAATCCGGCGAACTCGAAGGCGCCGTCCGACCAGGAGACGGGCGGTAGCAACGCGGCGGCCGCCACcggggagaaggtgagtctggaGAACTTCGAGTGGCCGAGGATCTACATCTCCCTCTCGAGGAAGGAGAAAGAGGACGACTTCTTGGCCATGAAGGGCACCAAGCTCCCCCAGCGCCCCAAGAAACGGGCCAAGAACATCGATAAAGCCCTCCAG TATTGTTTTCCAGGGATGTGGCTTTCGGACTTGACCAGAGGACGGTATGAAGTGAGGGAGAAGAAATGCGTGAAGAAG tacACATGGACGTCTGGTGTGACCGTCCGTTTGCCCGAAGGACTCAGGTTCCCTTTTGGACCTTTCCTGGATGCTCC
- the LOC103698120 gene encoding uncharacterized protein LOC103698120 isoform X3: MWISGGVLPDFGLPLKTNYDAIWFLSSHLGEFRGGRKAGANIWIRYRVSPDCVSVTNGRKNSVRACKEDEVDNGGRIPNCSPFEGKPPRRSGSGSTAPQDHHFPHVPFPSVSSQSENQPPYAAADSTPAAAKAPSHHHEINGVSRGGGDVLLQWGQNKRSRGSRAETRAAAGDDSAHSRQMMKIQRRSAAAGAAKLAAAAASAAMPPPCGFYTRGANLRPCFPSRDAMASSISRGVDERSGGLSRSEKRSPPSPPEKAQKSAPNGTAEDANPANSKAPSDQETGGSNAAAATGEKVSLENFEWPRIYISLSRKEKEDDFLAMKGTKLPQRPKKRAKNIDKALQYCFPGMWLSDLTRGRYEVREKKCVKKKRRGLKGMESIDSDSE, translated from the exons ATGTGGATTTCCGGCGGAGTATTGCCGGATTTCGGTCTTCCCTTGAAGACGAACTATGATGCGATCTGGTTTCTCTCGAGTCATTTGGGAGAATTCCGGGGTGGAAGGAAAGCAGGAGCTAATATTTGGAT CAGATACAGAGTGAGCCCAGATTGCGTCTCCGTCACCAATGGAAGGAAGAACAGCGTGAGAGCCTGCAAGGAAGACGAAGTCGACAACGGTGGCCGGATCCCAAACTGCTCCCCCTTCGAAGGGAAACCTCCGAGGCGTTCTGGGTCGGGATCGACCGCGCCCCAGGACCACCACTTTCCCCATGTCCCCTTCCCCTCCGTCTCCTCCCAGTCCGAGAACCAACCGCCCTATGCCGCCGCAGACTCCACTCCAGCGGCCGCGAAGGCCCCGAGTCACCACCATGAGATCAACGGCGTGTCGCGAGGGGGCGGGGATGTCCTGCTCCAGTGGGGCCAGAACAAGAGATCCCGGGGGTCGAGAGCGGAGACCCGGGCGGCtgccggggacgactcggccCACTCGCGCCAGATGATGAAGATCCAGCGGAGATCGGCGGCCGCCGGGGCGGCGAAGCTCGCTGCCGCCGCCGCTTCGGCGGCGATGCCCCCGCCCTGTGGGTTCTACACCCGCGGCGCCAATCTCCGGCCCTGCTTTCCCTCCCGCGACGCCATGGCCTCTTCGATCAGCAG GGGCGTCGATGAGCGATCGGGCGGCCTGTCGAGATCCGAGAAGCGATCCCCACCTTCCCCGCCGGAGAAGGCCCAGAAGTCGGCTCCCAACGGCACCGCCGAGGACGCGAATCCGGCGAACTCGAAGGCGCCGTCCGACCAGGAGACGGGCGGTAGCAACGCGGCGGCCGCCACcggggagaaggtgagtctggaGAACTTCGAGTGGCCGAGGATCTACATCTCCCTCTCGAGGAAGGAGAAAGAGGACGACTTCTTGGCCATGAAGGGCACCAAGCTCCCCCAGCGCCCCAAGAAACGGGCCAAGAACATCGATAAAGCCCTCCAG TATTGTTTTCCAGGGATGTGGCTTTCGGACTTGACCAGAGGACGGTATGAAGTGAGGGAGAAGAAATGCGTGAAGAAG
- the LOC103698120 gene encoding uncharacterized protein LOC103698120 isoform X2 produces MWISGGVLPDFGLPLKTNYDAIWFLSSHLGEFRGGRKAGANIWIYRVSPDCVSVTNGRKNSVRACKEDEVDNGGRIPNCSPFEGKPPRRSGSGSTAPQDHHFPHVPFPSVSSQSENQPPYAAADSTPAAAKAPSHHHEINGVSRGGGDVLLQWGQNKRSRGSRAETRAAAGDDSAHSRQMMKIQRRSAAAGAAKLAAAAASAAMPPPCGFYTRGANLRPCFPSRDAMASSISRGVDERSGGLSRSEKRSPPSPPEKAQKSAPNGTAEDANPANSKAPSDQETGGSNAAAATGEKVSLENFEWPRIYISLSRKEKEDDFLAMKGTKLPQRPKKRAKNIDKALQYCFPGMWLSDLTRGRYEVREKKCVKKYTWTSGVTVRLPEGLRFPFGPFLDAPSEEG; encoded by the exons ATGTGGATTTCCGGCGGAGTATTGCCGGATTTCGGTCTTCCCTTGAAGACGAACTATGATGCGATCTGGTTTCTCTCGAGTCATTTGGGAGAATTCCGGGGTGGAAGGAAAGCAGGAGCTAATATTTGGAT ATACAGAGTGAGCCCAGATTGCGTCTCCGTCACCAATGGAAGGAAGAACAGCGTGAGAGCCTGCAAGGAAGACGAAGTCGACAACGGTGGCCGGATCCCAAACTGCTCCCCCTTCGAAGGGAAACCTCCGAGGCGTTCTGGGTCGGGATCGACCGCGCCCCAGGACCACCACTTTCCCCATGTCCCCTTCCCCTCCGTCTCCTCCCAGTCCGAGAACCAACCGCCCTATGCCGCCGCAGACTCCACTCCAGCGGCCGCGAAGGCCCCGAGTCACCACCATGAGATCAACGGCGTGTCGCGAGGGGGCGGGGATGTCCTGCTCCAGTGGGGCCAGAACAAGAGATCCCGGGGGTCGAGAGCGGAGACCCGGGCGGCtgccggggacgactcggccCACTCGCGCCAGATGATGAAGATCCAGCGGAGATCGGCGGCCGCCGGGGCGGCGAAGCTCGCTGCCGCCGCCGCTTCGGCGGCGATGCCCCCGCCCTGTGGGTTCTACACCCGCGGCGCCAATCTCCGGCCCTGCTTTCCCTCCCGCGACGCCATGGCCTCTTCGATCAGCAG GGGCGTCGATGAGCGATCGGGCGGCCTGTCGAGATCCGAGAAGCGATCCCCACCTTCCCCGCCGGAGAAGGCCCAGAAGTCGGCTCCCAACGGCACCGCCGAGGACGCGAATCCGGCGAACTCGAAGGCGCCGTCCGACCAGGAGACGGGCGGTAGCAACGCGGCGGCCGCCACcggggagaaggtgagtctggaGAACTTCGAGTGGCCGAGGATCTACATCTCCCTCTCGAGGAAGGAGAAAGAGGACGACTTCTTGGCCATGAAGGGCACCAAGCTCCCCCAGCGCCCCAAGAAACGGGCCAAGAACATCGATAAAGCCCTCCAG TATTGTTTTCCAGGGATGTGGCTTTCGGACTTGACCAGAGGACGGTATGAAGTGAGGGAGAAGAAATGCGTGAAGAAG tacACATGGACGTCTGGTGTGACCGTCCGTTTGCCCGAAGGACTCAGGTTCCCTTTTGGACCTTTCCTGGATGCTCC
- the LOC103698120 gene encoding uncharacterized protein LOC103698120 isoform X1: MWISGGVLPDFGLPLKTNYDAIWFLSSHLGEFRGGRKAGANIWIRYRVSPDCVSVTNGRKNSVRACKEDEVDNGGRIPNCSPFEGKPPRRSGSGSTAPQDHHFPHVPFPSVSSQSENQPPYAAADSTPAAAKAPSHHHEINGVSRGGGDVLLQWGQNKRSRGSRAETRAAAGDDSAHSRQMMKIQRRSAAAGAAKLAAAAASAAMPPPCGFYTRGANLRPCFPSRDAMASSISRGVDERSGGLSRSEKRSPPSPPEKAQKSAPNGTAEDANPANSKAPSDQETGGSNAAAATGEKVSLENFEWPRIYISLSRKEKEDDFLAMKGTKLPQRPKKRAKNIDKALQYCFPGMWLSDLTRGRYEVREKKCVKKYTWTSGVTVRLPEGLRFPFGPFLDAPSEEG; encoded by the exons ATGTGGATTTCCGGCGGAGTATTGCCGGATTTCGGTCTTCCCTTGAAGACGAACTATGATGCGATCTGGTTTCTCTCGAGTCATTTGGGAGAATTCCGGGGTGGAAGGAAAGCAGGAGCTAATATTTGGAT CAGATACAGAGTGAGCCCAGATTGCGTCTCCGTCACCAATGGAAGGAAGAACAGCGTGAGAGCCTGCAAGGAAGACGAAGTCGACAACGGTGGCCGGATCCCAAACTGCTCCCCCTTCGAAGGGAAACCTCCGAGGCGTTCTGGGTCGGGATCGACCGCGCCCCAGGACCACCACTTTCCCCATGTCCCCTTCCCCTCCGTCTCCTCCCAGTCCGAGAACCAACCGCCCTATGCCGCCGCAGACTCCACTCCAGCGGCCGCGAAGGCCCCGAGTCACCACCATGAGATCAACGGCGTGTCGCGAGGGGGCGGGGATGTCCTGCTCCAGTGGGGCCAGAACAAGAGATCCCGGGGGTCGAGAGCGGAGACCCGGGCGGCtgccggggacgactcggccCACTCGCGCCAGATGATGAAGATCCAGCGGAGATCGGCGGCCGCCGGGGCGGCGAAGCTCGCTGCCGCCGCCGCTTCGGCGGCGATGCCCCCGCCCTGTGGGTTCTACACCCGCGGCGCCAATCTCCGGCCCTGCTTTCCCTCCCGCGACGCCATGGCCTCTTCGATCAGCAG GGGCGTCGATGAGCGATCGGGCGGCCTGTCGAGATCCGAGAAGCGATCCCCACCTTCCCCGCCGGAGAAGGCCCAGAAGTCGGCTCCCAACGGCACCGCCGAGGACGCGAATCCGGCGAACTCGAAGGCGCCGTCCGACCAGGAGACGGGCGGTAGCAACGCGGCGGCCGCCACcggggagaaggtgagtctggaGAACTTCGAGTGGCCGAGGATCTACATCTCCCTCTCGAGGAAGGAGAAAGAGGACGACTTCTTGGCCATGAAGGGCACCAAGCTCCCCCAGCGCCCCAAGAAACGGGCCAAGAACATCGATAAAGCCCTCCAG TATTGTTTTCCAGGGATGTGGCTTTCGGACTTGACCAGAGGACGGTATGAAGTGAGGGAGAAGAAATGCGTGAAGAAG tacACATGGACGTCTGGTGTGACCGTCCGTTTGCCCGAAGGACTCAGGTTCCCTTTTGGACCTTTCCTGGATGCTCC